In one Sphingomonas sanguinis genomic region, the following are encoded:
- a CDS encoding M3 family metallopeptidase has protein sequence MTTNPLLADTDLPDFAAIRPEHLVPAVEHMIADARAAADRIGGSNASDFTDVVLASERAGFAISRGWSPAGHLHSVADTPELRAAYAEAQAMLAEYGMEAGQDPRLFAAFNRVDLAPLTEAEARAVELARRDFTLSGVGLDDAAKARFREIGVELNRLSTEFGNAVLDSTEAWSEHVTDEALLSGLTDNAKAILAAYAAEKELDGWLVTLREPSVQAILTQADNRELRARVAKAYATRASDQASDPAHDNSARIDRILELRHEAAKLLGFNDAAARSVETKMAQSADEALAFLSDLAVRARPLAERELAEASAYAAEKFGIDKLEPWDMGYVAEHMRRERFGVDREAIRAYFPLPRVMEGTVALIERLYGIRLVERQDVSVWNADVRYYDVQDKSGEIVAGVYCDFHARAGKRGGAWMDVCRPRFRDADRFHRPIAYLTCNFPPATGDTPALLAHGDVVTLLHEFGHVLHHLLTEVDLPSIGGISGVEWDAVELPSQFMENFAWDRDTLTALSAHVETGEPLPEALFAKMLAARRFQAGLFLLRQVEFATFDLRLHRDYDPALGGRVMEVLNGVRDEVSVIRPPEWNRFPHSFSHIFAGGYAAGYYSYLWAELLSADAFSAFAEEGQVAGDRFRREVLARGASRPAAENFRAFRGRAPEPDALLRHHGLAA, from the coding sequence ATGACCACCAATCCGCTGCTCGCTGATACCGACCTGCCCGATTTCGCTGCAATCCGCCCCGAGCATCTGGTGCCGGCGGTCGAGCATATGATCGCCGATGCGCGCGCCGCCGCCGACCGGATCGGGGGATCGAATGCCAGCGACTTCACCGATGTCGTGCTGGCGAGCGAGCGGGCGGGGTTTGCGATCTCGCGGGGCTGGTCGCCGGCGGGGCACCTCCATTCGGTCGCCGACACACCCGAGCTGCGCGCCGCCTATGCCGAGGCGCAGGCGATGCTGGCGGAGTATGGCATGGAGGCCGGTCAGGACCCACGCCTGTTCGCCGCGTTCAACCGCGTCGATCTGGCGCCGCTGACCGAAGCCGAGGCGCGCGCGGTCGAATTGGCCCGGCGCGACTTCACCCTGTCGGGCGTCGGGCTGGACGACGCGGCAAAAGCGCGGTTCCGCGAGATCGGCGTCGAGCTGAATCGGCTGAGCACCGAATTCGGCAATGCCGTGCTCGATTCGACCGAAGCGTGGAGCGAGCATGTCACCGACGAGGCGTTGCTGTCCGGCCTGACTGACAATGCCAAGGCGATCCTCGCCGCCTATGCCGCCGAGAAGGAACTGGACGGCTGGCTCGTGACTTTGCGCGAACCGAGCGTGCAGGCGATCCTGACCCAGGCGGATAATCGTGAGCTGCGCGCGCGTGTGGCCAAGGCCTATGCCACACGCGCCTCCGATCAGGCGTCCGACCCCGCGCATGACAATAGCGCACGCATCGACCGGATCCTCGAGCTGCGCCACGAAGCGGCCAAGCTGCTCGGCTTTAACGATGCCGCCGCCCGCTCGGTCGAGACCAAGATGGCGCAGTCGGCGGACGAGGCGCTGGCCTTCCTCTCCGACCTTGCCGTGCGCGCCCGTCCGCTGGCGGAACGCGAACTGGCCGAGGCGAGCGCCTATGCCGCCGAGAAGTTCGGGATCGACAAGCTGGAGCCCTGGGACATGGGCTATGTCGCCGAGCATATGCGCCGTGAACGCTTCGGCGTCGATCGCGAGGCGATCCGTGCTTACTTCCCCCTGCCCCGCGTCATGGAGGGCACCGTCGCGCTGATCGAACGGCTGTACGGCATCCGCTTAGTCGAGCGGCAGGACGTGTCGGTGTGGAATGCCGATGTTCGCTATTATGATGTGCAGGACAAGAGCGGCGAGATCGTCGCGGGCGTCTATTGCGACTTCCATGCGCGCGCGGGCAAGCGTGGCGGGGCCTGGATGGACGTGTGCCGTCCGCGCTTCCGCGATGCCGATCGTTTCCACCGTCCGATCGCCTACCTCACCTGCAACTTCCCGCCCGCGACCGGCGACACCCCTGCGCTGTTGGCGCATGGCGATGTCGTCACGCTGCTGCACGAGTTCGGCCATGTGCTGCACCATCTGCTGACCGAGGTCGACCTGCCCTCGATCGGCGGCATTTCGGGTGTCGAGTGGGATGCGGTCGAACTGCCCAGCCAGTTCATGGAGAATTTCGCCTGGGACCGCGACACACTGACTGCGCTGTCGGCGCATGTCGAGACGGGCGAGCCGCTGCCCGAGGCGTTGTTCGCCAAGATGCTGGCGGCGCGGCGCTTCCAGGCGGGGCTGTTCCTGCTCCGTCAGGTCGAGTTCGCGACCTTCGACCTGCGGCTGCACCGCGATTACGATCCGGCGCTGGGCGGCCGCGTCATGGAGGTACTGAACGGCGTTCGCGACGAAGTGTCGGTGATTCGTCCGCCCGAGTGGAATCGCTTCCCGCACAGCTTCAGCCATATCTTCGCGGGCGGTTATGCGGCGGGCTATTACAGCTATCTTTGGGCAGAGTTGCTGTCGGCCGATGCCTTTTCCGCCTTTGCCGAGGAAGGCCAAGTGGCGGGCGACCGGTTCCGTCGCGAGGTGCTGGCACGCGGCGCAAGCCGCCCGGCGGCCGAGAATTTCCGCGCTTTCCGAGGGCGCGCGCCGGAGCCGGACGCGCTGCTCCGCCATCACGGGCTGGCCGCCTGA
- a CDS encoding globin-coupled sensor protein has product MSGSEHIDFEQRLAAFDYSAGSYSTFPTIKRAIERHAPAALTALYRHIANTVQIRGLFASQARMEHARDKQMEHWQKLFSGPLDRDYAAASTHIGQVHARIGLAPTWYISGYARMLEYVLPKLILGRLFWPFGARRRARAATALVKASLIDMDIALASYFEAEQAGRRAVIERCGAVFDRMAKGDLTASLDGLPSEYQALADSFEAMRAQMCATLGVVTQSGEHIRVGSGDIRQASDDLSDRTKQQAASLEETAAAMQQITSTVRQTADGASRANRIVGEARTEAEESGQIVRRAVEAMGGIERSSSEISEIISVIDGISFQTNLLALNAGVEAARAGEAGKGFAVVASEVRALAQRSAEAAKDVKTRILASSDQVGAGVELVNEAGEALQRIIGRIGEISDLVSQIAASASQQSIGLQQVNTAVAEMDGVTQRNAAMVEQATDAARTLAQEAETLAREVARFRLADITGDPRNPVHQMQRRLATG; this is encoded by the coding sequence GTGAGCGGATCGGAACATATTGATTTTGAACAGCGATTGGCCGCGTTCGACTATAGCGCGGGAAGCTATTCGACCTTCCCGACGATCAAGCGCGCGATCGAACGTCATGCGCCCGCCGCGCTGACCGCGCTGTACCGGCACATCGCCAACACCGTGCAGATCCGGGGCCTTTTCGCGTCGCAGGCGCGGATGGAACATGCCCGCGACAAGCAGATGGAACATTGGCAAAAGCTGTTCTCGGGACCGCTGGACCGCGACTATGCCGCGGCCTCGACCCATATTGGGCAAGTCCATGCGCGGATCGGGCTGGCGCCGACCTGGTATATCAGCGGCTATGCCCGGATGCTGGAATATGTCCTGCCCAAGCTGATCCTGGGGCGACTGTTCTGGCCGTTCGGCGCACGGCGCCGGGCACGGGCGGCGACCGCGCTGGTCAAGGCGTCGCTGATCGATATGGACATCGCGCTCGCCTCCTATTTCGAGGCCGAGCAGGCGGGGCGCCGGGCGGTGATCGAGCGGTGCGGCGCAGTCTTCGACCGGATGGCAAAGGGCGACCTGACCGCCTCGCTCGACGGCCTGCCGTCCGAATATCAGGCGCTGGCCGACAGTTTCGAGGCGATGCGCGCGCAAATGTGCGCGACGCTGGGCGTCGTCACCCAGTCGGGCGAGCATATCCGCGTCGGCTCGGGCGACATCCGCCAGGCGTCGGACGACCTGTCCGACCGCACCAAGCAGCAGGCCGCCTCGCTGGAGGAAACCGCCGCCGCCATGCAGCAGATCACCTCGACCGTCCGCCAGACCGCCGACGGCGCCTCGCGCGCCAACCGGATCGTCGGCGAGGCCCGGACCGAGGCCGAGGAATCGGGCCAGATCGTCCGCCGCGCGGTCGAGGCGATGGGCGGCATCGAACGCTCGTCATCCGAGATCAGCGAGATCATCAGCGTCATCGACGGCATCTCGTTCCAGACCAACCTGCTCGCGCTGAATGCGGGCGTCGAGGCCGCCCGGGCGGGTGAAGCGGGCAAGGGCTTCGCCGTCGTCGCCAGCGAAGTGCGCGCCCTGGCGCAGCGCTCGGCCGAAGCGGCCAAGGATGTGAAGACGCGCATCCTCGCCTCCTCCGACCAGGTCGGCGCAGGCGTCGAACTGGTCAACGAGGCGGGTGAGGCGCTTCAACGGATCATCGGCCGGATCGGCGAGATCAGCGACCTCGTGTCGCAGATCGCCGCCTCGGCCAGCCAGCAGTCGATCGGCCTGCAACAGGTCAACACCGCCGTCGCCGAGATGGACGGCGTGACCCAGCGCAATGCCGCCATGGTAGAACAGGCCACCGACGCCGCCCGCACCCTGGCGCAAGAAGCAGAGACGCTGGCCCGCGAAGTCGCCCGCTTTCGCTTGGCCGACATCACGGGCGACCCACGCAACCCGGTTCACCAGATGCAGCGACGACTCGCTACAGGCTGA
- a CDS encoding bile acid:sodium symporter family protein, whose translation MIQRLFSVFEPFILSLLATVALATILPARGGFAVFAGYIADAGIVLLFFLHGAKLSRDAIWTGMRNWPLHLAVLASTFILFPLLGLGMIRLPGIDPSLAMGILFLTLLPSTVQSSIAFTAIARGNVAAAICSASFSNLLGILVTPALVALLMKVEGGAGVSLASVEGILLQLLAPFVAGHLLRPWIGGFVGRHKSLLTLVDRGSILLVVYTAFGAAVVEGLWTRVSPGDLGSLFLLCLLLLGLILAATYLIARAMRLPPEDAIVLQFCGSKKSLASGVPMAGVLFPAAQVGVILLPVMLFHQIQLITCAMLARHYGERSAAESAGG comes from the coding sequence ATGATCCAGCGCCTGTTTTCCGTCTTCGAGCCGTTCATCCTCAGCCTGCTGGCGACGGTTGCCTTGGCCACCATCCTGCCCGCGCGTGGCGGGTTTGCGGTATTTGCGGGCTATATTGCCGATGCGGGGATCGTGCTGCTCTTCTTCCTGCACGGCGCCAAGCTGTCGCGCGACGCGATCTGGACGGGGATGCGCAACTGGCCGCTGCATCTCGCGGTGCTGGCGTCGACGTTTATCCTCTTTCCGCTGCTGGGGCTTGGCATGATCAGGCTGCCCGGTATCGATCCCTCGCTCGCGATGGGCATATTGTTCCTGACGCTGCTGCCCTCGACCGTGCAGTCGTCCATTGCCTTTACCGCGATCGCGCGCGGCAATGTCGCGGCGGCGATCTGCAGCGCGTCTTTCTCCAACCTGCTCGGTATTCTCGTCACCCCGGCGCTGGTTGCCTTGCTGATGAAGGTCGAGGGCGGGGCAGGGGTGTCGCTTGCCTCGGTCGAGGGCATTCTGCTGCAACTGCTCGCGCCGTTCGTCGCGGGGCATCTGCTGCGGCCATGGATCGGCGGCTTTGTCGGTCGGCATAAGAGCCTGCTGACGCTGGTCGATCGCGGCTCGATCCTGCTCGTCGTTTATACGGCGTTCGGTGCGGCCGTGGTGGAGGGGCTGTGGACGCGCGTGTCGCCCGGCGATTTGGGAAGCCTGTTCCTATTATGCCTGCTGCTTCTCGGCCTGATCCTCGCCGCGACCTATCTGATCGCGCGGGCGATGCGGCTGCCGCCCGAGGACGCGATCGTCCTGCAATTCTGCGGATCGAAGAAGAGCCTTGCGTCGGGCGTGCCGATGGCGGGGGTGCTGTTCCCGGCGGCGCAGGTCGGTGTGATTCTGCTGCCCGTGATGCTGTTCCACCAGATCCAGCTCATCACCTGCGCCATGCTCGCACGCCATTATGGGGAGCGGTCGGCCGCCGAGAGCGCAGGAGGCTAG
- a CDS encoding glycoside hydrolase family 97 protein, with the protein MTGIRGLRLRAGTCGWAIACCAAMAAASGAQAKTVAVASPDGKVQAILSDDGGKLQYRVTIDGRSILAPSPLGMKVDGVELGNAAQIGAVQRKSVNSRYRFFGGKPEAIDQANIASVALTTGGVRFEADVHVADDGVGVRLRLPAKAGRQVEADRSGWKLAAANPRVWATPLDPGYEAIYETKTLGQLTGKALGMPLTAKIDRYYVTISEAAVVNYGDMGMTPDASGLLQGSLYADPKGWKTDEAVVQPWRVTIVARDLTTLVNTTLIQNLNPPAPAALAKADWIRPGVSSWQWLAIGAPKEDDQHQWVDWTKQLGYRYYLVDEGWAQWKRPWETLEDTTRYALSQGVDIWVWVDSKEMFDPAQRRATLRRYADMGIVGVKVDFPQHPDHIWATWYQDFARDAAADKLMVDFHGALKPTGTERTWPNVMTREGVRGHEWHITRYKRVLPGDHDTILPFSRYVVGPGDYTPTVFETKELQGNSWSHELAQAIIFTSPYLSMGGHPKTYLENPALDVLKAIPAVYDETIVLPGSEPGTLAGFARRRGKDWFVGVINGTTARPLKVDLRFLGAGQWKLVSLADNQAKPDAYDRTERTVGATDSIDTSLRTQGGYVGWLRAAN; encoded by the coding sequence ATGACGGGTATCAGGGGTTTGCGGTTGCGGGCGGGGACATGTGGCTGGGCGATCGCCTGCTGCGCGGCCATGGCGGCGGCATCGGGGGCACAGGCCAAGACGGTGGCGGTCGCCAGCCCGGACGGCAAGGTTCAGGCGATCCTGTCGGACGATGGCGGCAAGCTCCAATATCGCGTGACGATCGACGGGCGCTCGATCCTCGCTCCCTCGCCGCTGGGCATGAAGGTCGACGGCGTCGAACTGGGCAATGCCGCGCAGATCGGCGCGGTGCAGCGCAAGTCGGTCAACAGCCGCTATCGCTTCTTCGGCGGCAAGCCCGAGGCGATCGACCAAGCCAATATCGCCAGCGTCGCGCTGACCACCGGCGGCGTGCGGTTCGAGGCCGATGTCCATGTCGCCGATGATGGCGTCGGCGTCCGTCTGCGCCTGCCCGCCAAGGCCGGTCGCCAGGTCGAAGCGGACCGGTCGGGCTGGAAGCTCGCCGCCGCCAACCCGCGCGTCTGGGCGACGCCGCTCGATCCCGGCTATGAAGCCATCTACGAAACCAAGACGCTGGGCCAGCTGACCGGCAAGGCGCTGGGCATGCCGCTGACCGCCAAGATCGACCGTTATTATGTGACGATCAGCGAGGCGGCGGTCGTCAACTATGGCGACATGGGCATGACGCCCGACGCCAGCGGCCTACTCCAGGGCAGCCTCTATGCCGATCCCAAGGGGTGGAAGACCGACGAGGCCGTCGTCCAGCCATGGCGCGTCACCATCGTCGCGCGCGACCTGACCACGCTGGTCAACACCACGTTGATCCAGAACCTCAATCCCCCCGCGCCCGCCGCGCTGGCCAAGGCGGACTGGATCCGCCCCGGCGTATCGTCCTGGCAGTGGCTGGCGATCGGCGCGCCCAAGGAAGACGACCAGCATCAGTGGGTCGATTGGACCAAGCAGCTCGGCTATCGCTATTATCTGGTCGACGAAGGATGGGCGCAGTGGAAGCGCCCGTGGGAGACGCTGGAGGATACCACGCGCTATGCCCTTTCGCAGGGCGTCGACATCTGGGTCTGGGTCGACAGCAAGGAAATGTTCGATCCGGCCCAGCGCCGCGCTACGCTGCGCCGCTATGCCGATATGGGCATCGTCGGGGTGAAGGTCGACTTCCCGCAGCATCCCGATCACATCTGGGCCACCTGGTACCAGGATTTCGCCCGCGATGCGGCGGCCGACAAGCTGATGGTCGATTTCCACGGCGCGCTGAAGCCGACCGGCACCGAGCGGACCTGGCCCAACGTCATGACGCGCGAAGGCGTGCGCGGGCATGAATGGCACATCACCCGCTACAAGCGCGTGCTGCCGGGCGACCATGACACGATCCTGCCGTTCAGCCGCTATGTCGTCGGACCGGGCGATTACACGCCGACCGTGTTCGAGACCAAGGAGCTTCAGGGCAACAGCTGGTCGCACGAGCTGGCGCAGGCGATCATCTTCACCTCGCCCTATCTGTCGATGGGCGGGCACCCGAAGACCTATCTGGAAAACCCCGCGCTCGACGTGCTGAAGGCGATCCCGGCGGTCTATGACGAGACGATTGTCCTGCCCGGCAGCGAGCCGGGCACCCTGGCGGGCTTTGCCCGGCGGCGCGGCAAGGACTGGTTCGTGGGCGTGATCAACGGCACCACGGCGCGTCCGCTGAAGGTCGACCTGCGCTTCCTGGGCGCGGGTCAGTGGAAGCTGGTGTCGCTGGCCGACAATCAGGCCAAGCCCGATGCCTATGACCGTACCGAACGGACGGTCGGTGCGACGGACTCGATCGACACCAGCCTGCGCACCCAGGGCGGCTATGTGGGCTGGCTGCGCGCGGCAAACTGA
- a CDS encoding DUF4142 domain-containing protein yields MALTNGASPSVKSYAQKMIDAHTGSTAKLKTLTAGMSPALPPDATLNAQQQATLDQLRSLNGKAFDAAYIAAQTSRPSADAGCAEGVCDDG; encoded by the coding sequence TTGGCGCTGACGAACGGCGCTTCGCCCTCGGTGAAGTCCTATGCCCAGAAGATGATCGACGCCCATACCGGCTCGACCGCGAAGCTGAAGACGCTGACCGCCGGGATGAGCCCGGCGCTGCCCCCCGATGCGACGCTGAACGCGCAGCAACAGGCGACGCTGGACCAGTTGAGGTCGCTGAATGGCAAGGCGTTCGACGCGGCGTATATTGCCGCGCAGACGTCGCGGCCATCAGCAGACGCTGGATGCGCTGAAGGCGTATGCGACGACGGGTGA
- a CDS encoding alpha-L-fucosidase, translated as MTANRREMIGGAIAAAALAPAAASAVTTARQATGAGRALNVPAPARFTPDWESLTSGYSVPDWFRDAKFGMWAHWTAQCVPEEGDWYARNMYIPGTRAYKHHVKKYGHPADVGFMQIQNMWKADRWDPGRLLDLYKKAGAKYFMALANHHDNLDTYNSKYHAWNTTRVGPRRDIIAEWEKGARARGLRFAVSNHSAHAWHWNQPAYGYDPAGPRAGERYDAYKLTAAQGRGQWWEGLDPQQLYVGRHMPMPDGIRTEAEANAWHDATDGMWNEGVPAGNFAANWLLRVKDLAEKYRPDMVYFDNFDLPLEQYGLDFTSWFYNQSMKWNGGRLEAVVTSKVTPPQRRMGIVDDVERGGKNYIERFPWQTDTCIGGWHYDIDTYNNDGYKTPANVIHTLCDVVSKNGNLMLSVPMRGDGTIDDKEEKVVNGIAEWMGRYGEAIYGSRPWKLNGEGPTRPNSGNFSEGGPKSPYTARDVRYVTRNGNLHALVMGWPEDGIARMTLLGQDNPTMAGQIQRVMIQGDNTPLPFKRTAEALEVTLPQGARHEIGVPLVISGNGVTA; from the coding sequence ATGACGGCGAATAGACGCGAGATGATCGGGGGAGCGATCGCGGCGGCGGCATTGGCACCGGCTGCGGCATCGGCGGTCACGACGGCGCGGCAGGCGACGGGGGCGGGGCGTGCGTTGAATGTACCGGCACCGGCGCGATTTACGCCGGACTGGGAATCGCTGACCTCCGGCTATAGCGTGCCCGACTGGTTCCGTGACGCCAAGTTCGGCATGTGGGCCCACTGGACCGCGCAGTGCGTGCCCGAAGAGGGCGATTGGTACGCCCGCAACATGTATATCCCCGGCACCCGTGCCTATAAGCACCATGTCAAGAAATATGGCCACCCCGCCGATGTCGGCTTCATGCAGATCCAGAATATGTGGAAGGCGGATCGCTGGGATCCGGGCCGCTTGCTCGACCTCTACAAGAAAGCGGGTGCGAAGTATTTCATGGCGCTGGCCAACCACCACGACAATCTCGACACCTATAATTCCAAATATCATGCGTGGAACACGACGCGCGTTGGGCCGCGCCGGGACATCATCGCCGAATGGGAAAAGGGCGCGCGCGCGCGGGGCTTGCGCTTTGCGGTGTCAAACCATTCCGCTCATGCTTGGCACTGGAACCAGCCCGCCTATGGCTATGATCCGGCCGGCCCGCGCGCGGGCGAGCGCTATGACGCTTATAAGCTGACCGCCGCGCAAGGGCGTGGCCAATGGTGGGAAGGGCTGGACCCCCAGCAACTCTATGTCGGTCGTCACATGCCGATGCCCGATGGCATCCGCACCGAGGCGGAGGCCAATGCCTGGCATGACGCGACCGACGGCATGTGGAACGAAGGCGTGCCCGCCGGGAATTTCGCCGCCAACTGGCTGCTCCGGGTCAAGGACCTGGCCGAGAAGTATCGGCCGGACATGGTCTATTTCGACAATTTCGACCTGCCGCTGGAGCAATATGGCCTGGACTTCACCTCCTGGTTCTACAACCAGTCGATGAAGTGGAACGGCGGACGCCTGGAGGCCGTCGTCACCAGCAAGGTGACCCCGCCGCAGCGCCGCATGGGTATCGTCGACGACGTCGAACGCGGCGGGAAGAACTATATCGAGCGCTTCCCGTGGCAGACCGATACCTGCATCGGCGGCTGGCATTACGACATCGATACCTACAATAACGATGGCTACAAGACGCCGGCGAACGTCATCCATACGCTGTGCGACGTGGTGTCGAAGAACGGCAATCTGATGCTGTCGGTGCCGATGCGTGGCGACGGCACGATCGACGACAAGGAAGAAAAGGTCGTCAACGGCATCGCCGAATGGATGGGCCGCTATGGCGAGGCCATCTATGGCAGCCGTCCGTGGAAGCTGAACGGCGAAGGTCCGACCCGCCCCAATTCGGGCAACTTCTCCGAAGGCGGGCCGAAGTCGCCCTATACGGCGCGCGACGTGCGCTATGTAACGCGAAACGGCAATCTCCATGCGCTGGTGATGGGCTGGCCGGAGGACGGCATCGCGCGGATGACCCTGCTAGGGCAGGACAACCCGACGATGGCGGGGCAGATCCAGCGGGTGATGATCCAGGGCGACAACACCCCGTTACCCTTTAAGCGCACCGCCGAGGCGCTGGAAGTCACGCTGCCCCAGGGCGCACGTCATGAGATCGGCGTCCCACTGGTGATTTCGGGCAACGGCGTCACCGCCTGA